The following DNA comes from Nicotiana sylvestris chromosome 10, ASM39365v2, whole genome shotgun sequence.
cttccttcattGAACAGTTTGAGTCCATAAAAGTACTTTTTTGCTTGGATTGTTATTTCAAAAATTAATTCCTTAAACATGTGTGAAGAGTATAAGTCCTGAATAGCAGCAATAAGGTACTTTATATAGGTGAAAGTTGCCaaaatttcttcttcaattaatTAATGTCTAAAATCTAAAATATTTCGGTTAAAGAAAACCGCTCCTTATTAGATTTGGTTTTCTTATTTGTTATTAACTCCTCAACCCTTCCTTCAATGCAATATTTGATAATTtttaaaaacatattttttttaaccAAAGGTTCTCCATAGGAGATTATATTGAAGATAAGTCAGAAGAAACATAGAGGGGGGCATATACCTGACCTCATCAAATAGAGTTAATTGGACAAATTCAACTTTACAATTGTCTTATCCCTAAGATAACAGAAAGAAAGGATGGTTACTTCTGAAACAATTAAGGTCCCAAAAATTGCTAAGTATGAACTTAGCACAAATATCACATTCAACCTGGATCAAAGATGAAAGTGTTCTTCCTCACCTTAATTCTAAAATTTGGTCTTCTTAGCTCATCATTTTTCACTGAGGATGTAATTTGCCTTGGCATGTTTATAGCCCCAGTGAAGAACTGATTTTTTTTCTATCTCTTTCCGCTAAATTTgctagaagatcagctggaatGTTACCTTCCCTGAAGGTGTGAGTGAATTGAAGCTGTCCATCTGTGTTCATTGCTTGAATCTCTTTAACTTCTTCTCTGATTTGCCATGCCGTGGAGATTTCTCCCTTTGTCATTTGAAGAACAAGTAAAGAATCTGATTCAATAGTTAATTTGTTAAAGCCGTGGTCTAAACACAACCTCATTCCAGTTTTACTAGCCTGCACCTCAGCTGAATTATTGGAGCAACACCCAAGATATACAGTGAAAGCCATGACCATATGTCCAAGATGATCTCTTAAAATCCCACCACCCCCTGCGTTCCCAGGATTTCCTTTGCTGCACCCATCTACATTTAATTTGAACTCACCGAAAGCAGGATTATTCCATAACACTGGTATGATGCTCAGCTTGGGCTTAAAACCACCTTTTGAACATGGATTCCTCCGTCTAATATTTTTCTTGTAACGCACACATTGTCTTCTTTCTAGAATCCAGACTTGCATTCCATATTTCGTTGTTTCTATTAACATTCAACATTCTGCTACATCCTACTACAGATCTAGTTCTTTCATCACTTACGTGTTATTTCTTGACACCAATTAGTAGTATAATAAATAACATCAATGGAACCTCTTCAATAGGTTTGTTAATAACCAAAACTTAATTTATAGCAAATATGCTCAACTCaataaaatttttctttttgatgatgacaaatccATGTGCAAATTACCcaactatctaaataatatttttacaattttcaaCGCAAGAATCAGTTTCATTATCATCACTTTTCTTCCGATTGTCTATTTTTGCATAAGTGTAAGGACTCACCTTCTATTCATTGCAACCCTATGGCTAGGCATAAGAACCATGTTGGTTCATGATTATCAATCCAATAAAATAGTTAtcctttattttatttacattacAAGTTTAATAAATCAAGTGCATTAGGACCACGTTCGTTGATCAGTCATTGTGCACATCCTCAACAACACTACTTCCTTCTTTTGGTATCATTGAAAAGAATTTATTAATACACTACAAAAAAAGGGCGAAATTATGGCGGTTTTATTATGGAGGTTGATTATAATCTGTCACGGCCCCAAAGTCCCACCTTAggatgtcatgatggcacctcaTCTCtaagattaggtaagcctaacatacatTGAGAAATAGCAGAAATAATAACTTAAATCTCAAATGGTACAACTTTCCATtaactcccaaaacccggtggAACTGAGTCAAAAGCTCTAACAGGAATACACTTAGGATCTTTAAAAGCAATACTCTCTGAACCGAAAAGAAACAGTAATACAACCAAAAgtagaaggtgactccgagacctACGAGCGTCGGGctggtataccttgaagtctccgggaTAACTGACCGAGCACTGGCGTCCAACAATGGCATAAATACTAGGATCTACACAAAAAAATATgcagtagcatgagtacaccacaagggtacccagtaagtatcaagtctaaccttggtagagtagtgacgagaacATGTCGAGACACCTACTAGACATATATTAACCTGTGCAAAATGTTTATATAATCTAACAATGGAAATGAAGGCAACTAAAGAGGTAATGAAGCAATTTAACAATACAAGACTAACAATAGAAATAAGCAACAATTGAAAGTAAGAGAATACAAGTAATGAAGACAACAAGTAACCAAGTACAATCAAAATGCAAACGGAAAGAAATAAGGAGAACAAGAACAACAACCGTTCAAATCATCAAGCCTTTGCAACTTAAAATGTACAACAGGAATCATACCGAGGTGCTACGCCTCATATTAATATTGCACAATTTTTCTTATATCACTGCGTGAGCCttgcatttatttttaaaaatatttttttttctgaaaTAGCTTCACGCGTTTTAGCCCCCTTATCTCACCGTGTGACTTCAAGTAATTCCCTTAATATCAATACGCGTATAAATTGCACCTTATCATTCCGCATGCGTATCAACCCCTATTATTATACCACTGCATGCATATCAATTTCACAACATAATAGTCAACTCGCACCACACGTGCCCGTATGTCACAACAATTGCCAACATCAATAGTACCAATATTACCGCAACATATAGCCCACGTCTCAACCACATCATATACAAGAATCTTAATAACAACAATAACGAATGAGAATTTCCCAAAAAAGAAAGATATATCAATAATCAACAGCTTCAAGCTCAATGAGATAATAGTTTTCGTAACTTCAACTTCAATTACTAGAAAAGGTGTCTCCACAAAATGACTTCCAATCCAAATGGCTAACATAAGCTTAACAACGAAGAGATAGTTTAAAATAGCAACTACATCTAATGGACGGAGAATCAGGGAAGAGATGTTTTCTCAATTTAGCaaaattgttgaaaatctgaaattttttggAAGACCAAAAAAAATAGGGAACAAGTCAGGAAAATATCTTAGAAGCTTACCTACAATGCGGAAACCCAAAGTCATTGCACTGGAATGTCAAGATCTTGATAAGATGTCATACGATGAGCTCAGAGATAAACTTATTGCCTTTGAAAAGACTCATTTAAATAGATGTgtgcaaaagaaaaaagaaaatggttGCCTTTAAAACCACTTTGGCTGAATCAgaaaacgaagaagaagaagaagaaggtggagAGCAGGAGAAAAACTTAGCTATGATTTTCAAAGTAGTATCAAGCATGATGAGAAGAAATAGAAATGGCAGAAGAGGCAAATTAAACTTTAGGAAAGGTAAAGCAGTGAATGAGAACGGCAAGAATAATGGAAGATGCTATGAATATGGAAAACTCGGTCACATTCAAGCAGATTATTCTgatctaaaaaaaaaatcaacaaaaactaTCAAAAGAAGAAATCCTTTGGTGCATGGAGTGATGAAGAATAATTACCATAAAGAGATAGCCAACATATGTTTCATGGCAATTAAAGAAAATAGTGATGAAGAAGAATCTAATCATGAATAGACAAATGAATTAAGTCTTATGGAAGCCCAAGAGGCAAGTGATGTACGTTCACCTGTTTGTCATAAATGTAATGAGCTTCAAGAATTCATTGATATTGCTCTTGTCGATCATGAAAAAGTTATTCATGAACTTTGAAAGATCCAACGAGAAAAAAAAGATTGGGAACTGAAACAAGAAGTATGTGAAATTAAAAGAGACATGCTTTACGAAGAAGTTCATGAACTTCAGCTGCAGCATAATGGATTACAAAAATCCGCCAGCCATAGTTCCATTAAATCAAACCAGTCAACTTCGCGCAAATACTCATCTAAGATAAAAAATTTCAATCCTTCCTCATGCATTCTTTGTGGGAAGAATGGTCATATATCTAACCACTGCACGCTTAAAAATAAAGGAGATAAATCCCCCAAAATTTTTAAtactttctccttttttttattgTGGAAAGTCTGATCATATATCTAACCACTACAAGtataaaaattatagaagttggaTTTGATGACCTAAGGCAACAAATTAGGCAGATAGGCAGAAAACCAACCAATCAGGACCAAGaaagcttgggtacctaaaaataagtaatttaTTATTGCAGGAATActgtaagaaaaatcaaaaaagaaaatggTATCTTGATAGCGCGTGTTCCACACACATGACAGGTGATAAACAACTTTTCAAAACTAGTCACTAAGCTTGATGATGGGTCAGTCACTTTTGGAGATAAATCAAAAGGGAATGTAATTAAAGTTGGAAAAGTCCATTTCAGTTCATCGTGCAATGCGGAGGAAGTCTATCTTTTAGACGAACTTCGATACAATCTGCTCAATATCAGTCAACTATGTGATAGTGACTATGAGGTTTGAATTAAAAAACATGGGTGGATTATTGAAGATGAATCATGTAAAATCATTCTATATGGAAGTAGAGATATAAATATTTACACTCTTAGTAATATTGATGTCATGTTGAATAAGCTATGTCTAGCATTCATAATTGATAATCCTTGGTTATGGTACATAAAACTCGTTCATGCTCGCATGCCACTATCCAAAAACTTTCTTCACATGATATTCTAATTggacttccaaaactagattttcAAAAGTTCATATTTCTAATGCATGTCAATTAGGTAAACAAACTAGATCTTTTTCAAAACCAAGGACATTGACTCTACTACAAAACCTCTTCAATTATTGCACATCGATCTTTTTGGACCAACCAAAACTACGAGTATTGGGgtaaaaaatatgcatttgttatAGTAGATGATTGTTCATGATTTACCTAGGTTATTTTCTTGAGTCATAAAGATGAAGCTCTAAGGAACTTTGAAGTCTTCTGCAAAAAGGTTCAATGAGAAAATGAGTATTATATTACTTTCATAAGAAGTGatcatggaggagaatttgaaagaAGATTATTCAAAAACTTTTGCAATGACCAAAGAATCTCCCACAATTTTCCATTCTACATATCACCACAAAAATAGAGTAGTGGAACGTAAAAACAGAACTCTTCAAGATATGACAAGGATCATGATTACAAAAAACTCACTTCCGCACCACTTCTGGGCTGAAGCTATAAGTACTGCATGTCATATCATCAACAAGTGCTTGATAAGACCTATTTTCAAAAAACACTCTATGAGTTGTGGAAAGGTAAAAGACCTAACATAAGTTATTTTCATTCGTTTGAATGCAAGTGCTTAATTCACAACAACGGAAAGGATAATCTTGATAAGTTTGATCCAAAAAGCGACGAAGGTATTTTTCTTGGATACTCCCCCTCAAGTGTGTTCGGACGGGgtccgagggctcaggtgagtttcggataggttgtGTTGCACTCATTTTTTATGTTtcaacgtcgtttcttcaagcataaatgatatcacATTAAGCAAATTAGCTccaatttatatttttattaaagtATTAAATCCGTATCATAATTTTGGAATCTTAACAACTGAAATCATCAAGTTTTGACatctgtaacaacccgaccggtcgttttaagaattaatgccctaatcccctattaactgcattttCCGTGTTTGTTTCTGTTATTGTAAGTTGTCCAGAGAATTCATTTTgaatttcggagtgttttgggacacttagtccctcaaTGAGAGCTTAAGATTTAAAATTTGGGCCGTAGATGGAGCAgtatgaagatggcctcggaatagAATTACGTTAATtccattagctctgttgggtaatttcgggcttaggggcatgttcggattgtgttttgggggtccgtagcttatttaggcttgaaatgccgaaagttgaatttttgaagtttccggttcaataGCGAGATTTTGATACTGGGATCAAAATCCAGTTCTgagagttggaatagctccgtagggttgaatgtgacatgtgtacaaaatttcaggtcattcggacgaggtttgataggctttttgatcgaaagcggaatttggaagtttgggaatccttaggcttggattagagggtgattcgtggttttagcgttgtttgatatgatttgagggttggaataagtttgtatgattttttaggattggttggcatgttctggttgagttcccggaggcctcgggtgagtttcgggtgcttaacggaagttgaattggacttaggaaaaatctAAAGTTGGCTGAAcatgtcataactgcacctgcgtgtGAAGGATTGCAGGTGCGGTGCCGTAGAAGCAACTTGATGATCGTAGAAATGGAAATAGGCCAAGGCTCCaggaaccgcaggtgcggctgAGTGACTACAAATGTGGCACCACAGAAGCGGTTAATTGACCGCAGATGCTGACCCAATCCGTTAATTGAATTTCGCACCTGCGATTCCTTTTCCATAGGTGCGGGACCGTAGGTGCGCTCCCATGACAGCAGATGCGGTAGTCGctaggcagaaatatgaaatttcgagggtttgagttcataaatTGGAAAAATGATTTGGAGCTCGGTTGAGGGCGATTTCTCGAGGGTTTTGAAGGAGAAACATTTAGTAACGATTTCTATCTTCATTTTGATCTTAGAACATTAATCCATTGTTGTTTTCCTCTTCTAATTAAGGAATTTGGGCGTAAAAGTTGTGAAATGGGAGAAATGTTTCCTAATTGAAAATCCGGGTtttgagtgagattttgatatcggattttggtgatttttgttCGAGTGTGTTTGTGAGTCATTGGGGGTTCTAAATTTGTAGATTTTAttcaattccgagacgtgggcccaggggactttttgggcgattttcttaatttcgcgtgttaacttcgaattaattagttaaattagttacttgaagttatatttacattatgcaattactttgaatagatttggccatttggagtcgggtactcattacaagaacgtgatttcgagttgattgagctggttcgaggtaagtggcttgcctaaccttgtgtagaggaactccccttaggatttggtattattgatatataaaatgccttgtacgtgaggtgacgagtgcgtacatgtgctaattattgaaaatcttattttcattaagtaactataattggCTTTTCTTCCTTATTGTACATtaattgcaatttaagcctactgttatcttagggaagcatgtctaagtgatttaattgctcaAACTGCTctatttgaattctgtgcagcatgctaggttagaaatatcttttccttggtatgaaattggatagaattgaatattcttcgtgatgttgttgtgtgtttactttgggtctacgggacgatatcccgggagatccttctgcttgtttactttgggactacggatcagtatttcggtagatccccctgcacatttatgattgggactacgggacaacaccCAGTAGATTTCCCGTActatatatttactttgggactacagattggtattccgggagtttcccttgcatatttatgatttggatTACGAGACGATATCCTCGGAGATCCTTTGGACATTTACGTTTGGGCCTACGTggtgatatcccgggagatcccctcctATTTATGTATACTGAGTCTGATTCTTTCTGTAATTTTATTCATTATAGACTATTAGcattttaattatattgtcgtattctatactgcTTCACCATGTTATTCATTTATAAccagtagggctctgaccttcctcgtcactactcgaccgaggttaggcttggcacttactgggtaccactgtggtgtactcatgccctttcctgcacatgtttttcgtatGAAGATCCAGGTTCTTTGGCTCAGCCCTATTTCTAGTGAGGCGAGGCGAGGcgatcttcagagacttcgaggtatatctaccgcatcCACAAACCGAGGAGTCCCTGTCTATTCTCTCATCTAGCTTAGGCTCTCATGTTtatacttttgtttagacattctggagttagaacattTGTAGTTATTTAACAGCTTGTGGTTTtatgagattccaggttttgagagttgatttagtttgagagtttatatttgtatatgccgagcggcatcttaaacattttatttatgttttatccgcagttttggctagttttatcttttattttcgtTTTCCGCAATATttttggcttacctagtcgtagagactaggtgcagtCATGACAGTTCACAGAGGGCAAACTTGGGTCGTCACAAGTTGGTAACAaaactctaggttcataggagtcatgaatcacaagccggtttattagagtctcgcggatcggtacagagacgtctgtacttatgtacgagaggctatgtaactgttaggataattccacttcatttcatttccttgtcgtgcgagatttttgatattacaattctaaacttctatattctattctctcacagatggtgaggacacgtgctaccggagatgaccaggcacccgcgccccctgctagagccaTCAAAGGTTGGGGCCGGGGTGGAGGCCAAGGATGCGcatgtggtgcagctagagcacccacGCGAGCTGCCATAGAGGAGCCACCAGAAGCTCCAGTCGGAGTCCAGACacttgatacgcctactgctactactattccagctcttcaggagactcttgcacgGTTCGTGAGTATTTACACCACTCTAGCTTATGCAAGGTTGATTTCCCTTGCTGTAGCCACATACCAGGCCGGGGAGAAGAACAAACTCCCACTGCCCGCACTTTTGAGCAGCGAGTCCAGATTGATCAGATCCTAGAGGTTATACCAGTACCGTCAgtagccccagttcagcccgaggacagggcaacgaCTTTCGAGGAGGAGcaacggaggcttgagaggttcaagaagtacaagcctcctgtattcagtggtatAGCATCAAAtaatgccttgggatttctggaggagtgctaccgtatcctccgcactatgggtatatcaggatcgagtggggtttctttcaccgCCTTCCAGCTTGgaggagcagcctatcagtggtggcgtacttttgagttggacagtccaaCTAAGGCAGTTTCccttacttggactcagttttcaaatatgttcttgagagagtttgtccctcagagcctcagggatgcatggcgtgcaaagtttgagcatttgtgccagggcACTATGACTTTTtcggagtatgctgtccatttcactgacttggctaggcatgacccagccttggtttctacagttcatGAGAGAGTTTGctagtttattgaggggctcattcctagcatcaggtctagtATGGATCGGGAGTTggatatggatatttcttatcagcaggtggtcagtattgctaggagagtagaaagtatgcatgctcgggatagagaAGAGGGGCGCTAAGAGATCTCGAGAgccgggccattattctggtgcccttGCTCCAGCtgtagttcgtcatggtaggggttatatgagtcgccccattcattcagctcttccagcagccagtggtattccagctcctcctagatctCAAgat
Coding sequences within:
- the LOC138879879 gene encoding uncharacterized protein; this translates as MLIETTKYGMQVWILERRQCVRYKKNIRRRNPCSKGGFKPKLSIIPVLWNNPAFGEFKLNVDGCSKGNPGNAGGGGILRDHLGHMVMAFTVYLGCCSNNSAEVQASKTGMRLCLDHGFNKLTIESDSLLVLQMTKGEISTAWQIREEVKEIQAMNTDGQLQFTHTFREGNIPADLLANLAERDRKKISSSLGL